A region from the Curtobacterium sp. MCBA15_012 genome encodes:
- a CDS encoding Dyp-type peroxidase has protein sequence MTAPHVSRRGLFGAGLAAAGAGVGAAAGIAGSAAATGVDPFRAAGNADESIDLSQQVPFYATAARQPQGGIRTTPQRHCVFMVFDLTASTATELQVLLARWSAAIAQLQAGRTIGSVEPAHGNGVGADTGEALDLGPASLTVTVGLGPGVFDERFGLASKRPAHLAAIPTLPSDALEDGLTGGDLSLQACADDPQVAYHAVRDLARMARGTATVRWTVIGFGRASAGPTQSTPRNLMGFKDGTRNVTTDEEYDRFVWLDDDAGWMAGGSYQVVRKIRMNLETWDADVVSDQQRVFGRTKVEGAPLSGGSEHTTPDFHAAAHGAGSDGGTAIDPRSHVALAAHENNGGVKILRRGYNYTDGLNQYGQLDAGLLFAAYMNDPEHFTRLQRKLGASDRLNEYVSHIGSGVFAVPPAPRKGSYVGEQLFR, from the coding sequence GTGACCGCACCGCACGTCTCCCGCCGGGGGCTCTTCGGTGCCGGCCTCGCCGCCGCGGGTGCCGGGGTCGGGGCGGCCGCCGGGATCGCCGGTTCCGCGGCCGCGACCGGGGTGGACCCGTTCCGTGCCGCGGGGAACGCCGACGAGTCGATCGACCTGTCGCAGCAGGTGCCGTTCTACGCGACCGCCGCGCGGCAGCCGCAGGGCGGCATCCGGACGACCCCGCAGCGGCACTGCGTCTTCATGGTGTTCGACCTGACCGCGTCGACCGCGACCGAGCTGCAGGTCCTGCTCGCCCGGTGGTCCGCGGCGATCGCGCAGCTGCAGGCCGGTCGGACGATCGGCAGCGTCGAGCCCGCGCACGGGAACGGCGTCGGCGCGGACACGGGCGAGGCGCTCGACCTCGGGCCCGCGTCGCTCACGGTCACGGTGGGGCTCGGTCCCGGCGTGTTCGACGAGCGCTTCGGCCTCGCGTCCAAGCGGCCGGCGCACCTCGCGGCGATCCCGACCCTGCCGAGCGACGCGCTCGAGGACGGCCTGACCGGCGGCGACCTGTCCCTGCAGGCCTGCGCCGACGACCCGCAGGTGGCGTACCACGCGGTGCGCGACCTGGCGCGCATGGCCCGCGGCACCGCGACCGTGCGGTGGACGGTCATCGGTTTCGGCCGCGCCTCGGCCGGGCCCACGCAGTCGACCCCGCGCAACCTGATGGGCTTCAAGGACGGCACCCGCAACGTCACCACCGACGAGGAGTACGACCGCTTCGTGTGGCTCGACGACGACGCCGGGTGGATGGCGGGCGGGAGCTACCAGGTCGTGCGGAAGATCCGGATGAACCTGGAGACGTGGGACGCCGACGTGGTGAGCGACCAGCAGCGCGTGTTCGGCCGGACCAAGGTCGAGGGGGCGCCGCTGTCCGGCGGGAGCGAGCACACGACGCCGGACTTCCACGCCGCCGCACACGGCGCCGGGTCGGACGGTGGGACCGCGATCGACCCGCGGTCCCACGTCGCGCTCGCTGCGCACGAGAACAACGGCGGCGTGAAGATCCTCCGCCGCGGCTACAACTACACGGACGGACTGAACCAGTACGGCCAGCTCGACGCCGGGCTGCTGTTCGCGGCCTACATGAACGACCCGGAGCACTTCACGCGGCTGCAGCGGAAGCTCGGCGCGTCCGACCGGTTGAACGAGTACGTGTCGCACATCGGCTCCGGGGTGTTCGCCGTCCCGCCGGCACCGCGGAAGGGGTCGTACGTGGGGGAGCAGCTGTTCCGCTGA
- the efeO gene encoding iron uptake system protein EfeO: protein MPFGRTVRPLIALGALGTVTALALTGCAASTPADDATGGTGKVSRVTITLTNDGSDACAVSTTKVPAGPVTFRVENQSSTAITEVELLQDQRILGEKENLAPGLAPVTFTATLTGGKYQVYCPGATEELTDFTVTGKAAATAGSSAAALLADGAKGYATYVDGQVTDMVTAVQQLQADVDKGDLEAAKRDYAAARPFYEHVESDVDGFVKKGHSATDNAGNLDYLVDMRASNLDDAVGWSGFHAVEKDLFQAGAITASTKQTAADLTENVQLLAKLVPTLQYKPEDLANGAAGLLEEVQSNKVTGEEEAYSHIDLVDLAANVEGARQAFAYLKPGLTKVDPALTKQIAAQFDATNTMMDGFRDGNALGGFTTWDDAAKAKDANRISQQVQALQDPLSRLAEKVATA from the coding sequence ATGCCGTTCGGTAGGACCGTCCGACCCCTGATCGCCCTCGGTGCCCTCGGCACCGTCACCGCCCTCGCGCTCACCGGCTGCGCCGCGAGCACCCCGGCCGACGACGCCACCGGCGGCACCGGGAAGGTCTCGCGCGTCACCATCACCCTGACGAACGACGGTTCCGACGCCTGCGCCGTGTCGACCACGAAGGTCCCCGCGGGCCCCGTCACGTTCCGGGTCGAGAACCAGAGCTCGACCGCGATCACCGAGGTCGAGCTGCTGCAGGACCAGCGGATCCTCGGCGAGAAGGAGAACCTCGCGCCCGGTCTGGCCCCGGTGACCTTCACCGCGACGCTCACGGGTGGGAAGTACCAGGTGTACTGCCCCGGGGCGACCGAGGAGCTCACCGACTTCACCGTCACCGGCAAGGCCGCCGCGACCGCGGGGAGCAGTGCCGCGGCCCTGCTCGCCGACGGTGCGAAGGGCTACGCGACGTACGTCGACGGCCAGGTCACCGACATGGTGACCGCCGTCCAGCAGCTCCAGGCCGACGTCGACAAGGGCGACCTCGAGGCGGCGAAGCGGGACTACGCGGCTGCCCGGCCCTTCTACGAGCACGTCGAGAGCGACGTCGACGGCTTCGTGAAGAAGGGGCACAGCGCGACGGACAACGCCGGCAACCTCGACTACCTCGTGGACATGCGTGCGTCGAACCTCGACGACGCCGTGGGCTGGAGCGGCTTCCACGCCGTCGAGAAGGACCTGTTCCAGGCCGGTGCGATCACCGCGTCGACGAAGCAGACCGCGGCGGACCTGACCGAGAACGTGCAGCTCCTCGCGAAGCTCGTGCCGACGCTGCAGTACAAGCCCGAGGACCTGGCGAACGGCGCGGCCGGGCTCCTCGAGGAGGTCCAGTCGAACAAGGTCACCGGCGAGGAGGAGGCGTACAGCCACATCGACCTCGTCGACCTCGCCGCGAACGTCGAGGGCGCCCGGCAGGCCTTCGCGTACCTCAAGCCCGGCCTGACGAAGGTCGACCCGGCGCTCACGAAGCAGATCGCGGCGCAGTTCGACGCGACGAACACGATGATGGACGGCTTCCGCGACGGCAACGCCCTCGGCGGCTTCACCACGTGGGACGACGCCGCGAAGGCGAAGGACGCCAACCGCATCTCGCAGCAGGTGCAGGCGCTCCAGGACCCGCTCTCCCGCCTGGCCGAGAAGGTCGCGACCGCGTGA
- a CDS encoding DUF3488 and transglutaminase-like domain-containing protein produces the protein MLVAALAMRPLVQGIGWWLSGVVFAAVLVAALLTVRRRAPGVRFVVLVAVLVAGSCAAAVLNDVHPLGWLDRQGALGEAMAAIRLNPAPLPQTDAIRLVVTIAIGWVAGVALFLAAIAPTVALAAVPALVVLIVPGVITGQPAPAVLVVLVGIAFLALLWLSVRPVQRAFPAAVVGALGLVVAVGLPAVVPLNAGWLSGVTGSLQSPIQPGRPGTLLELGQDLRQPNELEVLRYRSADGRPEYLKLADLDEFGTGDWVPTVTDASTSSTADRQRYALGVNPRLANRGDVTIRITGLSSNYLPVPAGAMSLTSQSTNLDLAQWRWMGDSNTVRSTGPTTQRGSTYEVYGASTSSGEYLDTIAESGLLGRADGRGFETPSRAQLKTDLALPKDLPEDIRSAAQRVAGSGSNDYEEARALEQWFRSDLFTYSETAPVEQGYDGDSMDVIDTFLKVREGYCVHFASSMAVMARTLGIPSRIAVGYRASGDRTEDGEYTVSNRQLHSWPELYIRGAGWVSFEPTPDSDAAAQPSTGSSATPAPADPETPLPAPGQTAPAEATPTPTASASPAPGATASGTGGGGSGPAGLVLGLVLALLVLAAPAVVRVTRRRRRLAAIRAGRAPAAHAWRVVLDDVADHGFAPGFAPPGDAAAAARTARAVLGRLAPSMPVTVLPHLRAVVDAVDTERFAPDGAAAVDVGAVHRAVLEARIALDASVSRGRLARARLLPPSLLPSSAWSHEGRRSRRTA, from the coding sequence GTGCTCGTCGCCGCCCTCGCGATGCGTCCGCTCGTGCAGGGGATCGGGTGGTGGCTCTCCGGTGTGGTGTTCGCCGCCGTGCTCGTCGCAGCGCTGCTCACCGTTCGCCGTCGCGCCCCCGGCGTCCGCTTCGTCGTGCTCGTCGCGGTCCTCGTCGCCGGGTCCTGCGCCGCCGCGGTCCTGAACGACGTGCACCCGCTCGGGTGGCTCGACCGGCAGGGGGCACTCGGCGAGGCCATGGCGGCCATCCGGCTCAACCCCGCGCCGCTGCCGCAGACCGACGCGATCCGACTCGTCGTGACGATCGCGATCGGGTGGGTCGCGGGCGTCGCGCTCTTCCTCGCGGCCATCGCACCGACCGTCGCGCTCGCCGCGGTCCCGGCGCTCGTCGTGCTCATCGTTCCCGGCGTGATCACCGGGCAGCCCGCACCGGCGGTCCTCGTGGTCCTGGTCGGGATCGCCTTCCTCGCGTTGCTGTGGCTGTCGGTACGACCGGTGCAGCGAGCGTTCCCCGCTGCGGTGGTCGGCGCCCTCGGCCTGGTGGTCGCGGTCGGCCTCCCCGCCGTGGTGCCGCTCAACGCGGGCTGGTTGTCGGGCGTCACCGGGTCGCTCCAGTCGCCGATCCAACCCGGACGTCCCGGGACGCTGCTCGAACTCGGGCAGGACCTGCGCCAGCCGAACGAGCTCGAGGTGCTGCGCTACCGCTCCGCCGACGGCCGCCCGGAGTACCTCAAGCTCGCCGACCTCGACGAGTTCGGCACGGGCGACTGGGTCCCGACGGTGACCGACGCGAGCACCTCGTCCACGGCCGACCGGCAGCGCTACGCCCTCGGGGTCAACCCGCGGCTGGCGAACCGCGGCGACGTGACGATCCGCATCACCGGACTGTCGAGCAACTACCTGCCCGTGCCCGCCGGTGCCATGTCGCTCACGTCGCAGTCGACGAACCTCGACCTGGCGCAGTGGCGGTGGATGGGGGACTCGAACACCGTCCGGTCGACCGGACCGACGACGCAGCGCGGGTCGACGTACGAGGTCTACGGTGCGTCGACGTCGTCCGGCGAGTACCTCGACACGATCGCCGAGTCCGGCCTGCTCGGTCGCGCCGACGGCCGGGGCTTCGAGACCCCGAGCCGCGCCCAGCTGAAGACCGACCTGGCCCTGCCGAAGGACCTGCCGGAGGACATCCGCTCCGCGGCACAGCGCGTCGCCGGCAGCGGGTCGAACGACTACGAGGAGGCCCGGGCACTCGAGCAGTGGTTCCGCAGCGACCTGTTCACCTACTCGGAGACGGCCCCGGTCGAGCAGGGCTACGACGGCGACAGCATGGACGTGATCGACACGTTCCTCAAGGTCCGCGAGGGCTACTGCGTCCACTTCGCCTCGTCGATGGCGGTCATGGCCCGCACGCTCGGCATCCCGTCGCGCATCGCGGTCGGGTACCGGGCGAGTGGCGACCGCACCGAGGACGGCGAGTACACGGTGTCGAACCGGCAGCTGCACTCGTGGCCCGAGCTCTACATCCGCGGCGCCGGGTGGGTCTCCTTCGAGCCGACCCCCGACTCGGACGCCGCCGCGCAGCCGTCCACCGGTTCCTCGGCCACGCCCGCACCGGCCGACCCGGAGACGCCGTTGCCCGCGCCCGGCCAGACCGCCCCGGCCGAGGCCACCCCGACCCCGACCGCATCGGCATCGCCGGCCCCGGGCGCGACGGCGTCCGGCACCGGTGGCGGAGGGTCCGGTCCAGCAGGACTCGTGCTCGGGCTCGTCCTCGCGCTCCTCGTGCTCGCCGCGCCCGCCGTGGTCCGGGTCACACGGCGACGGCGGCGGCTCGCAGCGATCCGAGCCGGTCGCGCTCCGGCTGCGCACGCGTGGCGCGTGGTCCTCGACGACGTCGCCGACCACGGCTTCGCGCCCGGCTTCGCGCCGCCCGGCGACGCCGCCGCGGCCGCCCGCACCGCACGCGCGGTCCTCGGCCGGTTGGCGCCGAGCATGCCGGTCACGGTGCTGCCGCACCTCCGTGCCGTCGTCGACGCGGTCGACACGGAGCGGTTCGCGCCAGACGGGGCAGCTGCGGTGGACGTCGGTGCGGTGCACCGGGCCGTCCTGGAGGCGCGGATCGCCCTGGACGCGTCGGTCTCCCGTGGGCGCCTGGCCCGGGCACGGCTGCTCCCGCCGAGTCTGCTGCCGTCGTCGGCGTGGTCGCACGAGGGGCGGCGGAGCCGCCGCACCGCGTAG
- a CDS encoding ABC transporter ATP-binding protein: protein MSMEGAAWSSLYKISTARDGKHGFSRESVRRIMTFAVPYRAKLVVFIALSVVGAFLAVATPVLAGQVVDVIAARGAVGTIVWLAVVIALVAVADAAASLLTRWYSARIGEGVILDLRTAVFDHVQKMPIAFFTRTRTGALVSRLNNDVIGAQQAFSGTLSGVVTNLVALVLTLGVMLSTSWLVTVLAVVMLPVFLVPARRMGSRLAALRREAADHNSAMSTQMTERFSAPGATLVKLFGRPDDESAEFRVRAARVRDIGVRTAMLQFVFVTALMLVSALALALVYGLGGALALGGQLNTGDVVTLALLLTRLYAPLTSLANARVEIMSAVVSFERVFEVLDLEPLIQERPDAVVVPDGPVSVEFDDVRFAYPSADKVSLASLEEVSTLDTRGGDEVLHGVSFRIEPGQTVALVGSSGAGKSTIAQLLARLYDVDSGAVRLAGTDVRDVTFASMRHTMGMVTQDGHLFHETIGSNLRLARPEATDDEVWDAVRRARLETLVRSLPDQLDTMVGERGYRLSGGERQRMTIARLLLAQPRVVILDEATAALDSTSEAAVQAALSEALDGRTAMVIAHRLSTIRSADQILVVEDGSIVERGTHEELLARRGRYEELHRTQFAVQAPDVVAAGTAGVPVDAGTPTTH from the coding sequence ATGAGCATGGAAGGCGCGGCCTGGAGCTCGCTCTACAAGATCTCCACCGCGAGGGACGGGAAGCACGGCTTCTCGCGGGAGTCCGTCCGGCGCATCATGACGTTCGCGGTGCCGTACCGGGCGAAGCTCGTGGTGTTCATCGCCCTGTCCGTCGTCGGGGCGTTCCTCGCGGTCGCGACGCCCGTGCTCGCCGGTCAGGTGGTCGACGTCATCGCCGCTCGTGGGGCGGTCGGCACGATCGTCTGGCTCGCGGTCGTGATCGCCCTGGTCGCGGTGGCCGACGCCGCCGCATCGCTCCTCACCCGCTGGTACTCGGCGCGGATCGGTGAGGGCGTCATCCTGGACCTCCGCACCGCCGTGTTCGACCACGTGCAGAAGATGCCGATCGCGTTCTTCACCCGAACGCGGACCGGTGCCCTCGTCAGCCGGCTCAACAACGACGTGATCGGCGCGCAGCAGGCGTTCAGCGGCACCCTGTCCGGCGTCGTGACGAACCTCGTGGCGCTGGTCCTCACCCTGGGCGTCATGCTCAGCACGTCGTGGCTCGTGACCGTGCTCGCCGTGGTGATGCTGCCGGTGTTCCTGGTGCCGGCCCGTCGGATGGGCAGCCGGCTCGCCGCGCTCCGACGGGAGGCCGCCGACCACAACTCCGCGATGAGCACGCAGATGACCGAGCGGTTCTCGGCGCCCGGCGCCACCCTGGTGAAGCTGTTCGGCCGTCCGGACGACGAGTCCGCGGAGTTCCGGGTCCGGGCCGCCCGCGTCCGCGACATCGGGGTCCGCACCGCGATGCTGCAGTTCGTCTTCGTCACCGCGCTCATGCTCGTCTCCGCGCTCGCGCTGGCGCTCGTGTACGGGCTCGGCGGGGCCCTCGCGCTCGGTGGGCAGCTGAACACCGGCGACGTGGTCACCCTCGCGCTCCTGCTCACCCGCCTGTACGCGCCGCTGACCAGCCTGGCGAACGCGCGCGTCGAGATCATGAGCGCGGTGGTGAGCTTCGAGCGCGTCTTCGAGGTGCTCGACCTCGAACCGCTCATCCAGGAGCGACCCGACGCCGTCGTGGTGCCGGACGGCCCGGTGTCGGTGGAGTTCGACGACGTCCGGTTCGCCTACCCGTCCGCCGACAAGGTGTCCCTCGCCTCGCTCGAGGAGGTCTCCACACTCGACACCCGGGGCGGCGACGAGGTCCTGCACGGGGTGTCGTTCCGCATCGAGCCGGGGCAGACCGTCGCACTCGTCGGGTCGTCCGGCGCCGGCAAGTCCACGATCGCCCAGCTGCTCGCGCGCCTGTACGACGTCGACAGCGGTGCGGTGCGTCTCGCCGGGACCGACGTCCGCGACGTCACCTTCGCCTCGATGCGGCACACGATGGGCATGGTGACCCAGGACGGACACCTGTTCCACGAGACCATCGGCTCGAACCTCCGGCTCGCCCGGCCCGAGGCGACCGACGACGAGGTGTGGGACGCCGTGCGCCGTGCGCGGCTCGAGACGCTCGTCCGGTCGCTGCCCGATCAGCTCGACACCATGGTCGGGGAGCGGGGCTACCGGCTGTCCGGCGGTGAGCGGCAGCGGATGACGATCGCCCGGCTCCTGCTGGCGCAGCCGCGGGTCGTCATCCTCGACGAGGCCACCGCCGCGCTCGACTCGACGTCCGAGGCCGCGGTGCAGGCGGCCCTGAGCGAGGCGCTCGACGGGCGGACGGCGATGGTGATCGCGCACCGGCTGTCGACGATCCGCAGTGCGGACCAGATCCTCGTGGTCGAGGACGGCTCGATCGTGGAACGGGGCACACACGAGGAACTCCTGGCACGTCGCGGCCGGTACGAGGAGCTGCACCGGACGCAGTTCGCGGTGCAGGCGCCGGACGTGGTCGCTGCGGGCACTGCCGGGGTGCCGGTCGACGCGGGGACGCCGACCACGCACTAG
- the efeU gene encoding iron uptake transporter permease EfeU — protein sequence MIATLVIGLREGLEATLIVGIIAAFLRRNRAPLAPMWVGVGLAVALSIAVGFGLQAVEQALPQAQQEGMETVIGVVAVVFVTGMIVWMRTHARTLSQDLEASATAALGRGTAWALAGMAFLAVLKEGFETSVFLLATFQASADTGTAALGAVIGIAVAVLVGYGIYTGGVRLDLRRFFTGTGVFLVFVAGGLVLTAIRHAHEAGWIVIGQQRTVDLGWLAPNGSLRGALVTGVLGIPADPRVIEVLGWVLYVVPVLAISLWPRAWRPAPARVPRLRAVLAAAFAAAAVVLAVAVPSGTGPDVPRTVAVTGDATSVTASVDGAAAVLRVAGSGREARLTLPASAHRRVARAGTTADQWQVTEDVPSADRPTSLTLDQLVGLFGRVPVGVSPSTNPGPFAATWTVRASTTLTTVAGGVLDATRSERDVLTLRGGGLPAARTTTLERDVWAVPGATADRTAAAVAAAQTRAAELRLWNAWLPIALLVAAAAQAALAVRDRRRLPAPTTTTPGTDPSRGPPADVPARSLDHAVR from the coding sequence ATGATCGCCACACTCGTCATCGGCCTCCGCGAAGGCCTCGAAGCGACGCTCATCGTCGGCATCATCGCCGCGTTCCTGCGTCGCAACCGCGCGCCGCTCGCCCCGATGTGGGTCGGGGTCGGCCTCGCCGTCGCGCTGAGCATCGCCGTGGGCTTCGGCCTCCAAGCCGTCGAACAGGCGCTGCCCCAGGCCCAGCAGGAGGGCATGGAGACCGTGATCGGCGTCGTCGCCGTGGTCTTCGTCACCGGCATGATCGTGTGGATGCGGACGCACGCCCGCACCCTGTCGCAGGACCTCGAGGCGAGCGCGACCGCCGCCCTCGGCCGCGGCACCGCCTGGGCACTCGCCGGCATGGCGTTCCTGGCCGTCCTCAAGGAGGGCTTCGAGACCTCGGTGTTCCTGCTCGCCACGTTCCAGGCGTCCGCGGACACCGGCACGGCGGCCCTCGGCGCCGTCATCGGCATCGCCGTCGCGGTCCTGGTCGGCTACGGCATCTACACGGGCGGCGTCCGGCTCGACCTCCGCCGGTTCTTCACCGGCACGGGCGTCTTCCTCGTCTTCGTCGCGGGCGGCCTCGTGCTCACCGCGATCCGGCACGCGCACGAGGCCGGGTGGATCGTGATCGGCCAGCAGCGCACGGTCGACCTCGGGTGGCTCGCGCCGAACGGTTCGCTGCGCGGCGCCCTCGTCACGGGCGTGCTCGGCATCCCCGCGGACCCGCGGGTGATCGAGGTGCTCGGCTGGGTCCTCTACGTCGTCCCGGTCCTCGCGATCTCGCTGTGGCCGCGGGCATGGCGCCCCGCGCCCGCTCGCGTCCCGCGGCTCCGAGCGGTCCTCGCCGCCGCCTTCGCCGCGGCCGCCGTCGTGCTCGCGGTCGCCGTCCCGTCCGGGACCGGACCCGACGTGCCGCGCACGGTCGCCGTCACCGGCGACGCCACGTCGGTCACGGCGTCCGTCGACGGTGCGGCGGCGGTCCTCCGCGTGGCCGGGAGCGGCCGGGAGGCGCGGCTCACCCTGCCCGCGTCGGCCCACCGCCGCGTCGCCCGCGCGGGCACCACCGCGGACCAGTGGCAGGTGACCGAGGACGTCCCGTCCGCGGACCGGCCGACCAGCCTGACGCTCGACCAGCTCGTCGGACTGTTCGGGCGGGTCCCGGTCGGCGTCTCGCCGTCGACGAACCCCGGCCCGTTCGCCGCCACCTGGACCGTCCGCGCCAGCACGACCCTCACGACCGTCGCGGGGGGCGTCCTGGACGCGACCCGCTCGGAACGCGACGTGCTCACGCTGCGCGGTGGGGGCCTCCCGGCCGCTCGGACGACCACGCTGGAACGCGACGTGTGGGCCGTCCCCGGCGCCACGGCGGACCGCACGGCCGCGGCCGTCGCCGCCGCACAGACCCGCGCTGCCGAGCTCCGGCTCTGGAACGCCTGGCTGCCGATCGCCCTGCTCGTCGCCGCTGCCGCCCAGGCCGCGCTCGCGGTGCGCGACCGACGCCGCCTCCCCGCCCCCACGACCACCACCCCCGGAACCGACCCGTCGCGCGGACCGCCCGCCGACGTCCCTGCAAGGAGCCTCGACCATGCCGTTCGGTAG
- a CDS encoding TetR/AcrR family transcriptional regulator → MRDDATSTPRTPRAEVRERLLVAAAEVFAESGLAGARLDDVAARAGFSKGAVYSNFASKQDLVAAVMQRQTNRVLASLQEVVQVDVTAARLGDVVRAAFGRHDQRAQFALLAEFRGYAVQHPEFTPEFVRQRRELQDGVLGLVDLWFDAHPEVDAGMPREDLAVLLVAANVGIVFDEPALPGVDPGDVIAAVVEAVIRPR, encoded by the coding sequence ATGCGCGACGACGCCACATCCACCCCGCGGACCCCGCGCGCCGAGGTGCGGGAGCGCCTGCTCGTGGCCGCCGCCGAGGTCTTCGCTGAGTCCGGCCTGGCCGGGGCCCGGCTCGACGACGTCGCCGCGCGGGCGGGGTTCAGCAAGGGCGCGGTCTACTCGAACTTCGCGTCGAAGCAGGACCTCGTGGCGGCGGTCATGCAGCGCCAGACGAACCGCGTGCTCGCGTCGTTGCAGGAGGTCGTCCAGGTCGACGTCACGGCGGCACGCCTCGGCGATGTCGTCCGCGCCGCGTTCGGCCGGCACGACCAGCGCGCCCAGTTCGCGCTGCTCGCCGAGTTCCGGGGCTACGCCGTGCAGCACCCCGAGTTCACGCCCGAGTTCGTCCGGCAACGGCGCGAGCTGCAGGACGGGGTGCTCGGCCTCGTGGACCTGTGGTTCGACGCGCACCCCGAGGTCGATGCCGGGATGCCGCGGGAGGACCTCGCCGTCCTGCTCGTCGCCGCCAACGTCGGGATCGTGTTCGACGAGCCCGCGCTGCCCGGGGTCGACCCGGGCGACGTCATCGCCGCCGTGGTCGAGGCGGTCATCCGGCCGCGCTGA
- a CDS encoding trimeric intracellular cation channel family protein, whose product MNLLTPEGLASVTNVLDLAGVFASALLGGSLARTMDFDLFGFLVVGFVSGLGGGMLRDTLLQNGPPVALVDPLYVPVAIAGALIAFLVSFSELTWDRLFTVLDAAVIGFWAVVGVQRTFDAGLEWPAAIIMGTITAVGGGAMRDMLLRRVPAVFGGNALYATVAVAASAVMVVASHLGSPTIGIIAAIVLSLGLRYGAVRRGWGLPNGRDWQPKSTLGSLLQRGRRLRPDAIRLLRRPGRRAGAGSVHSERGGDGTGTVATVDGGGSWGGQGDSGARGDAGGRGDAGGRGDAGGRGDAAGRGDAAGRGDAGGRGDAAGRGDAAGRGRGAEGGPTDQETHSGS is encoded by the coding sequence ATGAACCTGCTCACCCCCGAGGGCCTGGCGTCGGTGACGAACGTCCTCGATCTCGCGGGCGTGTTCGCGTCCGCGCTGCTCGGTGGATCGCTCGCCCGCACCATGGACTTCGACCTGTTCGGGTTCCTCGTCGTCGGCTTCGTCTCCGGCCTCGGCGGCGGCATGCTCCGCGACACCCTGCTGCAGAACGGTCCCCCGGTCGCGCTCGTCGACCCGCTGTACGTGCCGGTCGCGATCGCCGGCGCGCTCATCGCGTTCCTCGTGTCCTTCTCCGAGCTCACGTGGGACCGCCTGTTCACCGTGCTCGACGCCGCGGTCATCGGCTTCTGGGCGGTCGTCGGCGTGCAGCGCACCTTCGACGCCGGGCTCGAGTGGCCGGCCGCGATCATCATGGGGACGATCACCGCGGTCGGCGGCGGAGCGATGCGCGACATGCTCCTCCGCCGTGTGCCGGCGGTGTTCGGCGGGAACGCGCTGTACGCGACCGTCGCCGTCGCCGCGTCGGCCGTGATGGTCGTCGCGTCGCACCTCGGCTCCCCCACGATCGGGATCATCGCCGCGATCGTGCTGTCCCTGGGGCTGCGCTACGGCGCGGTCCGCCGGGGCTGGGGGCTGCCGAACGGCCGCGACTGGCAGCCGAAGTCCACGCTCGGGTCGCTGCTGCAACGGGGTCGGCGGCTGCGGCCGGACGCGATCCGGCTGCTGCGGCGGCCGGGTCGGCGTGCAGGGGCGGGGAGCGTCCACAGCGAGCGGGGCGGGGACGGTACCGGGACGGTGGCGACGGTCGACGGAGGTGGGTCCTGGGGCGGTCAGGGCGACTCGGGCGCGCGGGGCGACGCGGGCGGTCGGGGCGACGCGGGCGGTCGGGGCGACGCGGGCGGTCGGGGCGACGCGGCCGGTCGGGGCGACGCGGCCGGTCGGGGCGACGCGGGCGGTCGGGGCGACGCGGCCGGTCGGGGCGACGCAGCCGGTCGGGGTCGTGGCGCCGAGGGCGGTCCGACCGACCAGGAAACGCACTCCGGCAGCTGA